The DNA segment TTTATTTTCactattttaatttgattttagtattttagtCTGAAGTACAGCACAGGTTGAGACGATTCTCAGTATAAAAGTTAGACATGTTTGTCTTCATTGTCAGTTTCAGTGTAAGTCCTTCACCACCTGATTAAGAGGACAAGCGAAAGTCGTGGCAGCTACAATGGCAGGGGATGGGTGAGACAGGAGAACAAGCAGTGGGAGAGACCTAGGTTGCACCTAGTCAGGTCAGTCTAGGTCCCTCACTAGGCACACCCAGGCAGCAAGTAAGCAGCCCCCCTAGGTGGGCCGCCCAGTCAACAAAGATGGAAACTGGTGCCTAGGTGTCGTTTAGGCTTGCCTTGACCGCTATGATGCACATGGATAATCAGGTCTACACATAAGAAATGTGCCCATTGTACAAAAGTAAAAACCTAATTGTCATTGTCCAGAACTTCTTAAACATTAGAACTTTTGGTGTATGACAGAAGGCAGTttctaatgagaaaaaaattgaaacaagttAAAATGAATTTCAGAAAATAAATGATCCCTTAAGTAAAAGTCCTAGCATCTTTTCTTCACATGATTTACTTGAGATAGTCATGACATACCACAAAAATAACTTGGCTGTTAGAAGTTGTTTCTTGCAATCTCCAATGCTGTTGGTTTGGgaattttgttgaaaaatataaaaagaattttttaaggaattttggaaaagaaatgaaaaactggaaaattgaaaaaaaaaatgttgaagccCCTTATGTCCCTTTTCTCTACTTGGTGTCCCTGCAGGCTGTGGACTCCGAGGGAGAGAGTTGTCTGCGAGCTGCGAACAAGAGCAGTGTGTGAGAGTATAATAAATCATGATCATGGTGCCCCTGCTGGCAGTGTGTATGAtccacatgcacacacacaaaaagtgagtgagagagagagagagagagagattaaatgaAATAAGGAAAAGGATTCTGTCCTGAAACGGACTTTGTGTTTGGGGCCCTTAACACAAAAAAGATTTACATATCAAAATGCAAATAaagtgaagaaaatgaaaaaacactttCCTATCAGGACGAAATTGAAATAACCAAATGTCTCACCTTTTGCATGAGCCCACTGTGACATGACCTCTTATTAGGTTCGTCAAACACATGAAaccacttttttcctttcaagttttttattattagtgAACGAAATTAGACAAGGTGAACCTTGGCGATATATAGTTTTCTGGACTGAAACAGCTAGCTGCTTCTTTGATGTTGTCGGTGCATCCTTGAGCCCAATCAAGTGTACACCCTGATTTGGACATTTAACCACATCCAACATGGTTTACCCGTTTTTCTCCCTAACCTGAGCTGTGTTAATGCAGGTGCAGTGGTCCATCTGAAGCACCTGTTTGACTTAGGTTAGAAGTTGCAAACCCCATTATTGGTAGGGTATGCTAAATTGGTAACACTTGTGTTTGTGTTCTGGTATAATTTGACTGTCATTGACTAGCAAAGTTATTTCCCGCTTCCATGCATTGAAGGGGTGACttctggtgtttttttttaaatatttattacaatTACGTTCATatgttctttaattattttcatgtttatcacCTGACATTGTGAACTGGTTCTTGCGAGAGTTTTGTCAGGTAAACCCAATGATTAGACCTGACATTGCAAAGAGTGGCATAGTCTAAGAACCATGTGGTATGATGGATGTTGCCTTGTAGGCCTGCAAGTGTCTGTTGAATTTTCTCCAGAGTTTTGAATCTTGCCACATGGACCATGTTTATTTGCTTGCCATATTTGTAAAAAAGTTTATATTCTTTCGATGTTTTGATTTCACAGTGGTTCTGATGCCCTGAATAATTGTGATTTCTCCAGTTGGAATGCAACCTATGACAGTTTACTGGGGACAAATAAGCCTTTCCCTCAGCCGATCCCCCTTTCAGTAAGTTCCTCTAGTCTATTTCTTCTTATAGCAATGGTTGACATTTTCTTATGCACTTGGAAAATCTGgtttttctgaaggaacatTAAAAATATTTCTCTGGATGCTAAATAATCACAACGAGAAGCTATTGATTACTCTTTGAACATGAAATTATGCAGTTCTATTAAGTATGATCCAAGCTGTATGGTGTGCAAGTAGACAAgaatttattcttatttttgcCATCAATCTTTCttataagaaaatggaacaaggAAGATCCATAAAAGAGTTCAGGACCTCCAATGCCTTTAAGTAGTAGTACTATGATTGAGAACATTAtcatttttcaataaattatcACAAACAACTCCAAGTAGGGGATATAgcaatttcatttttaacacTGTAGAGATGTCATGTCAAAGTTTAACAAGAGTTAGGTTGTTATTTGGatgccttttttattttcaaacgGATCTTTAGACTTTGGGTTCCTTGCGGTCCCTGGCTTAGCTTCCCAATATGCTATGATTCTAGATTTTGTATCACAAAGTTTATGCTTCCGAACATATATAAGAGAGGATTTTGGTTCTTATGACTGTTTTTTGCCCCCACAGGAAATGGTTGATTTCCTTGTAGATGTGTGGGAAGCTGAAGGTATGTACGATTGATTGGCGAAGCCAGTGAGAGAATCCAGTTGCTGTCTTGCTATTAACGGTTGGTAGTTCCCATTGAGTCCAGAATGCTTTTCATATCTGCAGTTGCAGGCTATATTGCACTCCAGTGACTGCTTTGTGGTTGGTATTCTACAGTCTTGACAACTGGTATGTGTATCACTTATTTTTAAGGATAGGCTGCTCAGTTCAATCATCTTGTCGAAATTAAAATATCTTCATTTTGTCTGTGATTGTGACTGATGTAGTGGAGTGAAACGTCCTCCTTGCATGCACAGGTTTCTATCTCTTTGTGTATGTAACCTAACTGAGCTGCAATTAGAACCGCATGCAAAAATATTTTCCCAATGTTATTTTCCGAGAACAAAAAATTTGCTTGAGGGGAGTGGTAATAATTTGTTGAACCCCATGAATCCTAAGTATGCTTTATGAAAGTCAAGCTGGATAAATGGAACTTGAGTGTTTTCAAAAGCGGATAGGTGAAGAATTGCTGTTTCCCGAACCTTAGCTTGAGTGAGAGCTAAACAATGATTGAGCTCAGCTCAGTTAAGCCTGAAGCGAGTTGAtcccaagattttcttttttttttcttttttgctctcCCTTTTGCAAAGAGGTGAAAGAATTCTGCGAGTATCAACTGGATGAACACTTGgacaaagaaaacaacattttggAAATACTGATAACTGAATTAAGAATACCTACCAGAAATACTTATCCAATTCGTAATGGCATGTCAGAGAATacaacatttttattatttgaccAACCATCGGGAAAAACAAATGCCTAAAAAGAATACATGCCCAGCAGATGGTACTTATTTTTCTAGAATCCATTATGAGTTCTATCTACATATGTTCTAATTGCTAATTAATACTAGATTAGGTCAAGTTTCATTCTATTAGAATTGAAATAATCATCAAAATGAGTTTTTCTTGCTCCCAAAGTAACTTTTTTTAATAGACTTTGAATACGGAATGCCTCGAATGACTAAATGAAGTTTCAGCTAAACCGAAAGATCACATTCTGAAAGATGGATGTATGAAAAAGTTATGTATGGATTTTTTTTACGAACTTAATCAAGGTACACGGGCGACTTGAGTTCCTCTTGCTTATCATTTAAGCTCAAGCATGTTTGAACTGACACATTTATATTTCCAATAGAAGGAACTTCTGGGAGTAGTTCCCCTGCCTTCATTCCTCGAAAATTAGGGTTGCGTACAGAAAAATATGAGTGAGATGTGAGCTTCGGCCGATTACAGGATTGGTCAGGAACACCATCCTGCCCCAAGCACAATACAAGAAACCACCCAAAGACCATAAGCCATTAAAAGCAAAGACAGCCGTATCTCGTTTTCCATCCAGATTCTATAGCAGAAGTTCGGTAATGATAAAGagtaacaaattgtttcatGTTTCTACTTTCCACCCAAAAAAAGTTGGGGAAATGCTCTAATGTTACAGTATTGTATGAAACTATCCCAACCTATGGGATAGATATATgtaacagtttgttactgttgTCATTGTCAAACGATCCTTTGTGACAAAAAAGATTTCCAGCTTCTAGTGAAGACATTGATCAAATATCTTAATTTCTCCCCTTAATAGCTGAAGGTCAGACCCCTCCCTCGGATCAATCTTCTATCTTCAATCATGCGCTGGAGCGTACTTTTTCATCCCTTTTTATTTGAACATACTGCGATCTCATTGTGCGTTGAACCACTGCCTTTTAACATCTAGAAGAAGATTCATTTCAGCATGATCATTGCCTTTGCTTCCTTCATATCATAACGGATCCAGACcctgcccacacatgcccacaaaaaattgtttaatttcATATTGAAAGTTCATggcagtttttttcatttacttacagattcctcttaaaaatttaaaattatgtaACTAATGCTccttagccaaaattttctcgCTCCACTTCCATTTTTAGAAAGTGATTGAGTAAATAGCACCCGCTTGCAGGAGAGCTAGCCCAATAACCCACTTTAGAAGTAACAGCTCCAATGcgaataccaaaaaaaaaaatgcattgaccCTTTGAAGGAGAAGATCATAGCAGCTTAACAAGAACAGAGGATGTGACAAGGATGCTTCTTCCTATTAAACCAGATCTCAAAGCCATACCTAATCCCGTGCGTGTAGCAATTCtgaattttaataaaataaaaccgGAAAAAAATGTGTGgtgtttaagaaaataaatgtgGAGTTAGCACTCGTACAATGTAATTCAAAACGTATGGTTTACGACAATCTAGTGCTAAAATTCTCTCTATTTGAATTTTCTATTTAATGGAAATCAAGTAGATCGCTGAccttttaaatttggtattagAGCGGCTTTAAAGCGAGTTCGATTATCCAACATATGGTAGTTTCTGTAAACGGTAATCTAGAGAGAATATAAACAATTGCGAACAGGTTGGATATAATCCATGGCAACTAACCTCTTCCCAAAATCTCCCATCTCTATAATTTATGCAAACAGGATAATCCTTCAAACTTGCAGGGAATTCGAAAATTTCAGCATAAATGAGGACAGTGGTGTtgaaattttattgaaattcGTCAAGGTTTCTGCTTCTGCAAATAATTGCTGTCGAACTTTAAACTACAAGCAAACTGTTCAGTCCCATTGCATACAAATGAAAAGTgattcaaaactaaaaaaacagtGTGATATTTCTCCCTTTCAGTTATGAGGACGTAAAGAAAACATGTTGCTGTTTACCAGCGAACTGTTCATTCCTATTATATAACAAATCGATATTTGCGTAAAATAAGCTGCTGGTgcgtttagagagagagagaaagagagagatgtgtCCAGGTGTCTTTGCCTGAAGCTGAACGTGTCAGTTGATGGGTTTTCCAGCAATGTGCTTCTCCATCCTTCTGCCGCTTTCTCATTTCCTCATGATAATGACACTTAGAACCTTCGAGGCCAGTTAATCATCCTTGATTAAAGCAGGATCCAAACCCTCTCCTTCTCGCTTTTGAACGTTGCATTTGATGCGTCTTCTAGCAACGCAGCTTCTCCATCCTTCTGCCGCTTCCCATTTCCACGTTCTCATGCATCGAAGCTTCGAGTTCATTTAGTCTTCCTTCCTTCATTAAGCAGCATCCAGATCTTCTCCTCCTCGCCTTTCCTCTCGTGTGCGATCTGAACATATCAAGGACCCTTACCTCTAAACTCACTCTGTCTCTCTGTGCCTGGAGAAATGGCTCTGGTGTCTCGTTTATCTTTGAAAAGTGCGGTAAGAAGGGCACTCTCTATTGGGCAGCGTGAGAAGTTGGGCATCCGTTGGCTTTCGAATTCGGTGGAGAAACCCGAACAAGGCTCCTACTCCTCCCCTGGTCAAGACATCGCAGTTTCCGACAAAGAGGAGAAAAGCAGGACACCTTCCAGGCGCGGCGGAGGAAGGTGGCGCAGGAGCAGAGCTGGACGGGACACCTCTGGCCTTGTCCCTTTCGGTTTTGATGGTGAGATATCCCCTTTCCCTTAACCACTATATTGTTTTACATGCTTATTTGCTTTATCTAACTGCATAATCACTTAAGAAATTTGTATGGGGCAACTTTGATTTCTAAATGTGTGTTTTcaacaacaagaacaagaaaacgAAAATCACCAGCCTATAGTGTAAAACATCAAGTTTTTAAGAAATCTATCACCTATGGTTTAGCAAATGAACAATGGTGAGCATATCTGTATGTTCAGTACACATGTTTATAGTATTGATTTTGAGTGTCCCAACATGTCTGAGAGTCAgcaatttgtaaaaaaaatttaatcagCAGTACCCACACCCATAACAGTTTGATCCATTAATGGTGGACGAAGAACGTTAATGATGCAACCGACTAAGTGCAACTAATGATTCGTGtttaatttcatgattttgttgttCGCTCCAAGTCAGATTTCTTTGCACCGATGGGTCTGGGAACCAGAATGCAGCAGGCCCTCGACAACCTGAACAGGATGTTGGGGAGCTTCTCGCCGGCGAGGTTCGACGATGACCTGATGACGGACATGTCGCCGGACTACTGGTTGACGGAGGACGACGGGTCGTACAGGGTGAGGTTCGAGATGCCTGGGCTCAGCAAGGACGACGTCAAGGTCACGGTTCGAGAGGGCTACCTGATGGTGAGGGGGGAACACAAGGAAAGTAGGGAGGACTCCGGCGGAGAAGGGCCCGGGAGCGTGTGGTCGAGGAGCTACGGCTACTACTCCTCCAGCTTCCTGCTGCCGGAAAACGTGAAACCCGAGGAGATAAAGGCGGAGATGAAGCACGGGGTGCTGGAGATCGTGATTCCTAAGGCGGAGGGCGAGGCAAGGAATGTGAAGGAGATACAGGTGATCTGAGAAATGGCAGAGGTGGCTGTGTTATGGGGAGCAGCTGATTCGCTTTTGCTGTGTTTTGAGTTCATCTGTATGGGGAAAATGTTACTATATGGCTGTTTAGGTTTTTGCGTGTGACATGTGTGCAGGCCTTTGCCTCTTCCTGAAGAGAGAAAGGCTAATGCATAATCGGTCGGTTGAATGTAAATTCTCGCTGTATTTCATACTTGATTCCTGGGTCACTCTTTATCTCAGAACACTTTTCAAAAGCCGAACCAGATTTGTTGAAGTTCACCAAATAAGATTTAACTCGGTCCCTGTAGATTTATGAAGAGTAAAACTAACACAACTCCGATCTCCTTGTAGCAATATGCTTATGTTAGCTGTACGTTTTAAGATTCTAACTAATGGAGCGACCTATACTGCTCTAATGAGAAAAGCTGCCATCTTATGGCAGAAATCAGATATGCATATGTCGAAAAAAGCTCTAAACCTGGGGTAAAAAACGACAGGTGAGATGACATATTTCAGATCACTGTGCTTTCCTATAGAAAATGACAAATCAATCACAAGAGGTGAAAACAACTTTACCTTTGTTCTTTTGAGATAAAGATCCCTGAAGAGAAACAGGAGATAAAGATCCCTACAGAGAAACAGTAAAAGAGATCAGTCAGTTATGCGGACCTTCTCTCTCGCCATTagcatttatatacatatggtGAACTAATATATAACCAAGCTAATATGCACGTATGGTTCTGCCCCTGCATATAGCTGAACTTGACTCAAAAACCTCCCATTTCTGACTCCAGAGAATGACCAAACCGGTAATAGAGAAGCAACTTAGTGCCCGGTTTGCGTGGAAAGCACTCGTCAGTCATCCCTACCAAGTTCATACGTTTGCTGTGTTCGTCTTTTGGTGTAGACTCTGTCATCATGGCAGCAGGATCCATTCTTATGTAGTTTTTGTCTACCTTTATCAACTTTTGCTTAAGAATATCTCATATGTAATGATGTACAACACTTTTTATTCAAAAATGTTAGATTAACCTTTTCACTAAATGAATAGCATTTTGGCTTGTTTCCCCATTCCACGCTTGTAGTTGCTAGCTCTTCCATCTGTTGCCTCGACCCTATTCCTGCATATTTTGTTTCCCTTTTGGTTTCGCCATTGATGACCAACAACCTGAcctccttccttctctctcaGGTTTAACCCTACCATTGTCAGGTCTGTGGGATATTCAGCATGTTTGGGTGAGGAAACTAGGGGCATTTGGCAATAGAGGcactttgtgagtgtctcatgaatctacccaaatAAATTAGAGAAGGTTCATTGGACACTAAACTGTTGTTTTATTAACATTCCTTAATTTTtctgggcagattcatgaaacattcataATGTATCCCTGCTGCCAAACTACCCTTAAATGTTATTGGTTGGTAATATCCCTGCATGTTCATCATCGGTCTCACCCTTGCTGCTGTACTGATCAAACTAAGAGATTACTACCTGAAGTCATTCACCAGCAAGCGGGGAGCCGCAAACACTGGTCAATCAGCTTGCCCTTATCCTAGCACTGAAAATAGTTATTGATGCTCTCAAGTACTTTATGCTCCTTCATTTTGTCATGgaaaatttcttaatttatagCAACGCAGAGACCACACTCTGAAAAGGGTTTACTCTTGCTCTATATTTAGTATTCATAAATGCATTTGTATATGTCTAGACGTGCATATAAACATGAACACATGCATATTGTGTGCTATGAGCTTGTTCTGCCTGGATCTGAGTTTGGGCTTTTCttacagtaaaaaaaattaagtttcaaGTGCATCTCTTCGGTTTCATTATGATTGAACACTCATAATAGTTATCATGTTTAAGAGAGATTGCTAGCAGTTATCTTTTTCAACTGATAGCCTTAATTTTGAAGAGTGGAAAGGGAAGTTTTATTTCAACTTCTTTTGCGGCATCTTCTTTTTGAGCGTTATATGTATATGGCATGGTTCAATTTGATTCAATTTAGGACTAGTTTCTTCACCacctcttttgttttctctctcattcGTACCCCccatttttctgtttcattttttgtttcacaGTCATCCTCTCTATATAGTCTTAGGAATGGAAAGAGCTAGACTTAAAAGTTCATATCTCATTTTCAGACTGGTTTCACTCATTCCTCATATATATTTGTGGGAAATTACTATTTACATGTTTGACAGGGCATTATGCGGATCAAGAAAAGgggatttgagtgattcaattTCTTATAATATGTTTAATTCTATGCTAACAAGGGCATGTTGTTGATTGAACTGCATGGCCAAGTTGTGGtcaaattttttatcttcttgCAATCATATTGTCTCTCTTTTTCCTGAGCAATGTGGCCACTTGGATGCATAGTAACATGTATGATGATTATACCGGCCTTTTACGGgggaaaaaaaagttcatgGTTAGAGGTCGGACCCTTCTTATGCTACTgagattttctttgtttatactaatgatctctcaaaacacacctttttatgaTCTAAAGCTATCAAATACaacttaaatttcaaatttgaactaaTGAAATGTCACCTTATGGGGCCAAGTTCATGTGCTGGAAAAGATGTCACATAATACACCTTGCTTACTTCTAAAATGGCGTTTTAGGCTGTCAGTTAAACATGGCGTTGTATTCTACTAAATCTATACTAGAAATGAATAAGAGACTGTAGAAATTCACAATAAATTGTCAAATCAAGTTGACTAATGGTTCACGAAGTAGCACGTAAAgttattttcccaaaaaaattggtttccaTTGGCAAAAACATTTACTTCACACGTGATCTACGAGACTATTGATCATCAGATGATGGGACTTCTATTAAACTCAAAACAAGAtcagccaaaaaaatttcacctATTTATTGGCCCTTGAGCATTAAAGCTTGAGTTGGTCTTTcttatcttttctctttcatttatgTTCAACAAGATAAAGTATTGAGAGGTGTAGCATAGCTAGCCCGATTGATAGAGAAAATGACACAAATAGGCATACCATGAGTTCATTGGACCCTAAAGCAGTTCTAGAGACAAGAAGGTCTACTCTGTACTTTCGTTTAGTTTTCTTCCCTTTGACATCTGAGGGGGATGATCATGTCTTCTTTGAAGCCCTTGGGCCTCTCAAGGGACGGATGGTCGATCTAGATTCATTGATCCTTAGGCGCAAATAcagactattttttttttccgtctGCTTTCTCCATgaccatttttctttctttctgtttcccTTGTCCGACTCCCTTTCAACAACTAGGAACCAAGCAGAGGAGATGACGCGCATAACGATAAGGCCGTGGCCGTAAAACCCGCACGAAGGCCACACTACCTTCCTTCCTCGCGTCATCGTTTTCCTCCGTTTCACCAGAAAcagtagaaaaaagaaaagccttcAAGTGGCGCGCCGTTCATGATCTTCCACCTCTTTGAAGACCCAGAGGCCGCCTGTTTTACTGCATCTCTGTATATGGAAGACGCACCGTCCAAAACTCATCGTCATCTGTACATCACCTCGCAACGTCTCGATCTTCTCgtcttttggttctttttttttttttctctctctctttcttgtttccttctctttctttttcttggagCCAGTGGAGAGCAAATTAGCCGGACCTGAACTCGCAGCCATCGAGAGCTACAGGTGTACGTGGGATGGAGAGCATCCAAGTATTTCGAGCTCTCATCAAAGTGATTTATTACTCCCACCATCCATTTTAGTTGGATGCATGAATTTCAACGAAGCACTGCTTCTAATGGCGCTGCATTGTTTGTTCCAAATTTAAGTCAGATTCCTAAAACAACAATGCATCAGGATTTCTATTACCAACCTGAGAAGCTTAGTGTAGTTGATCAGACTTAGCGTAGTTGATTAGACTGATGTTGGTGAAAAGTCTAGCCATCAAGTTGATTCCTGCCGATTTAAATTCTGAAACAGCTCTAAACCTCGGGTAACTTACAGTAATTTCTTCTATTATCAAACATCCccttaaagatttgggtacaTGAACGTGAATGTGAACCCACATTGGATTCAAACCCACAATCTGGTTTTTGATTaccaaatctgaaatccgataAGGACCCCACTCGTTATACGTGCTTAGCTAGGATGCCAACAATGCGATATCCTTTAGTTTTTGAGATGAATTGGTTTCACAAAGCATTCTGTTCACCCCATTCATTGTTGAGTTTGCCACCACTGTCAAAGCAAACTTGCCTTTTACTAGATtttgatgagaaaaatattttgcaaAGTACCATGAGTTTCAATTAGTGTTGCAGCTTCATGTCCTTGTCTCTTAAGGCTTGTTTAGTTAAACAGTAtgtaattgtttcataaatatgacccaaaaattgaggtagatttatgaaacgcgttaaaaaaatgttatatgaatctgtctcaaatgTTGGGGCAAATTTATGAGACAATTAAATTGTCCATTTGCAAATGGGCACTTATGTACTTTAATGTTTCTTCCATAAGAAAGAAATTTATGGGGCAGCCAGTTGGGTGAGCTACATCTAGCAAGTGGTTAAAT comes from the Nymphaea colorata isolate Beijing-Zhang1983 chromosome 14, ASM883128v2, whole genome shotgun sequence genome and includes:
- the LOC116267663 gene encoding 26.5 kDa heat shock protein, mitochondrial, producing MALVSRLSLKSAVRRALSIGQREKLGIRWLSNSVEKPEQGSYSSPGQDIAVSDKEEKSRTPSRRGGGRWRRSRAGRDTSGLVPFGFDDFFAPMGLGTRMQQALDNLNRMLGSFSPARFDDDLMTDMSPDYWLTEDDGSYRVRFEMPGLSKDDVKVTVREGYLMVRGEHKESREDSGGEGPGSVWSRSYGYYSSSFLLPENVKPEEIKAEMKHGVLEIVIPKAEGEARNVKEIQVI